The following proteins are encoded in a genomic region of Hymenobacter siberiensis:
- a CDS encoding mechanosensitive ion channel family protein — translation MDFSIAWQKINQMGRNFMALLPNLLFGLVVFVVFILIVRGVKALVERLVQNRGQSQSLKLLQSQLSYVAALLLGILVTVTIMVPSFTPASLISALGVGGVAIGFAFKDIFQNFLAGVLPLVTEPFRIDDQIKYKDFEGTVETIQTRATTIKTYDGRRVVIPNAELFINAVTVNTAYDKRRLQYDIGIGYGDDIDKTRQLYYGGHEGRG, via the coding sequence ATGGACTTTTCCATCGCCTGGCAGAAAATCAACCAGATGGGCCGCAATTTCATGGCCCTACTGCCCAACCTGCTCTTTGGGCTGGTGGTGTTCGTGGTGTTTATTCTCATTGTCCGCGGGGTGAAAGCACTGGTCGAGCGGCTGGTGCAGAACCGGGGCCAAAGCCAAAGCCTGAAGCTGCTGCAGAGCCAGTTATCCTACGTGGCCGCGTTGCTGCTGGGCATCCTGGTTACGGTTACCATCATGGTGCCCAGCTTCACGCCGGCCAGCCTTATCAGCGCGCTGGGCGTGGGGGGCGTGGCCATCGGCTTTGCCTTCAAGGACATTTTTCAGAACTTCCTGGCTGGGGTGCTGCCGCTGGTTACCGAGCCCTTCCGAATCGATGACCAGATTAAGTACAAGGACTTTGAGGGCACGGTCGAAACGATTCAGACGCGAGCCACCACCATCAAAACTTACGACGGCCGGCGGGTGGTTATTCCCAACGCCGAGCTGTTTATCAACGCCGTAACGGTGAACACGGCCTACGACAAGCGCCGCCTGCAATACGACATCGGCATTGGCTACGGCGACGATATCGACAAGACCCGCCAGCTCTATTATGGAGGCCATGAAGGACGTGGATAG